GGGCGCTGCTGGAGGTGGACGGTGAGGCTGCGGTCGCCCTCGCCGCGGGCCACGGCCGCCGCCTGGGAACGGAACGCGCCCCGGTCGAAATGAGCGAGGAACCCGCTCAGCGGACGGCCCGTCGCAGAGCCGGACCGTACGCCGGTCAAGGCGGTCGCCGCCTGGTTGAGGCGCCGCACCACGGTCTCCCGGTCCACCAGCAGCACGGGCAGCGGCAGGCTCTGGAAGACGGCCTTCAGCACCTGGTGTTCCTGCGCGGCGACCGGGGCGCCGCCGGCCGGGCCCGACGTGGTCAGCCGCTCGTACCCGGGCCACAACCGGTCGGCGACATGGTCGAGTTCGAAGATCGCCGCGTCCAGGACCGTCGGCAGGTCGTCGGCCGGTACCGAGCGGGCCGCCTTCAACTCCGCGACCCGGCGCACGAAATCCGCGAGTTCCTCACCGAATTCGTCCGTCTGCGTCATGCGACGAACGTAATGCCTGGGAGGTGTGGACGGGGCCACGGCGGGAGCGAAAGCCGGAGACTCGTTTTCCACGCAGGTGAGCGGGAAGGCGACTGGGAGAGGAGGCGTGCTTCATGCCGGAAAGCGAGCAACTCGGCCGCGTGGGACGGGAGTCGGCGGAATCCGCGCATCCGGGCAGAAGGCTCTCCGAACTCGTCGAACAGGCCGCCCGCTGCACCAGCGACTGCTGCGGCGCCAGCGGCATGGTGACCGACAGCGGCACCGAGCGGCCCGCCGCCGTCACCCACCCCGACCTCGCCGGACTCGTCGCGGTCCAACTGCGCTCGGGCGACGGACCGATCCCGTCCGCGCTGGAACGCGGTGAGCCGGTCGACTCCGCCGATCTGCTGCGGGAGGAACGCTGGCCTGCGTACCGGGCCATGGCTCTCGACGCGGGCGTACGGTCCAGTGTCACGCTGCCCTTCCGGCGGGCCGGCCTCACCGTGACCCTCAGCCTCTACAGCTTCCGCCCCCACACCCTGGAGGACGCCCCGCACGGCCCCGCGCGCGCCCTCGGGGACCTCGCCGCGACCTGTATCGTCCGCGACCGCTCCTACCGGGCCGCGCTCACCGAACTCGACCAGCTCGGCGCCGCCCTGCGCACCCGCCCGGTCGTCGACCAGGCCTGCGGCATGGTCATGCATGTCCTCGGCTGCGACGCGGAGACCGCGTTCACCGTCCTGCGCCGCATCTCCCAGGGCACCAACCGCAAACTGTCGGACGTCGCGTCGGCGGTGGTGGAGAAGAGGGGCAGGGGCCTGGAGAGGGAACTGGTCTCGCTCTCCAGCTGAGCGCTCCGGCCCGTTCCGGCGGCGCTCCGCTGTCCGTTCAGGGGCGCGCGGGCGCGCGGGGCGAGGTCACCCGGTCGGCCCTCCGCGTCCCGCAAATGGTGCCCGGCCGCGCGCGCCCCGCCGCCCCCGGCGCTCTGATGGACGCGGGGCACGACGGTCGTGCCCCACCCGCCGGAGCCGCCCGAAGGAGCCCCGCCCATGCCCCCGCCCCCGCGTCCGTCCGTGCGCCGCAGAGCCCCTGTCCTGCCCGCGGCCCTGTCCGCCGCCGCCCTGATCGGCACCGTCCTGGGCACCGCCGCGCCCGCGTACGCGGACCCCGCGGCCGAGGTCACCCCGTACTCCGTCGCGCCGGGCGGCACCCTCACGTTCTCCGTCTCCTGCGACCCGACCGGCGGCCCCGCCCCCGAGACGATCGACGCCAGCTCACAGGCCTTCGAACAGGGCACCGTCACCCTGCAGCGCCTCCCCGGCGACGGAGACTCCGCGGCCGGCCCCTCCTACCAGGGCACCGCCAAGATCGCGCCCGCCGCGGACTTCGAGACCGGCGCCGCGGCGGCGGACTCCGCCACCGAGTGGGGCGTGGACGGCGTCTGCCCCGCGGCCCCCGGCGTGGAGGGCAGACAGTGGAGCGCCGCCTTCGGCGTGGCCGTCGGCGGCGACGACCCGTACCGCTCCACCCACCAGCCGACCCACCAGCCGACGCATCAACCGCCCCATCAGCCGACGCACGAACCCACCGACCATTCCACGCATCCCCCCGCCCCGGTCCAGCGCGGGGTCCACGCGGGCGGCGGCGGGGCCTTCACCGACTCCGTCCCGGCCATGGTCGCCGGCGGCCTCCTCGTCGCGGGCGCGCTCGGCGCGGCCGTCCACCGACTGCGCCGCCGGGACCGGGGGACGCTGTGACCGGCACGACCCGCACCGGGACCCATGGGGCGCGTGAGGCTGGGTACTGACAGGCCGAAGGCGCGTAGGACGGTGTGCGCACACGACAGCGTGGAGGCGGAGATGGCGCGGACGGATCCGGAAGGGCACGGTCCGGTCCGTTACGGCCCGCCCCTCCCCGCCCAGGGACTGCCCGTCCTGCCCGAACTCGCCGCGGTGCTCTCCGCCGCCGCGGGCCGGCCCCACCCCGTACCGCCCGGTGGCGACCCCGCCCTCCTGGACGCCGCCTGCGGCTACTGGGACCGGCGCGGACTGGCCACCACACGGGACAGGGCCGTCGCCGCCCCCGGTGCCCCCGCCCTGCTCCTCGCACTGACCGCCGCGATCGGCGGCGACGTGTTGCTGCCCCGGCCGTGCGCCGCCTGGTGGGAGCCGCAGGCGCGGGCGCTCGGACGATCCGTGTTCCATGTCGCCACGCCCGCCGAGTGCGGGGGAGTGCCGGACCCGTACGCGCTGCTGGAGACCGTCCGCAGGATCCGGGCCGAGGGCGGCGACCCCCGGCTGCTCGTGCTGTGCGTCGCCGACGACCCGACCGCCACCGTCGCCCCGCCCGAACTGGTCCGCGAGGCCATGGAGGCGGCCCTCGGGGAGGGGCTCCACCTGGTCAGCGACGAGACCTGGCGCGACACCGTGCACGACCCGCACGCCACCGTGCTGCTCAGCCCGGCCGAGATGCTGCCCGACCGGGTCACCGTCGTCACCGACCTGGCCGGTGCCTTCCTGCCGACGGGCTGGCCCGCCGCCGTGGCCCGCTTCCCGGCCGGCGAGGACGGCACAGGTCTGCGCGACCGCGTCCTCGACGTGCTCACCGCGCTGGGCGCCCGGGTCGCCACCCCGGTCGCCGCGGCCGCCGCGTACGCCCTCGACGAGCCCGCCCCCGTCACCGAACGCCTCGCCGCCGCCGTACGCCTGCACGCGCGCCTCGCCGACGCCGCGCACCGGGCCGTGGTGGCCGCCGGGGCGCTCGCCCTGCCACCGGGCGCCGGACGGCATCTGTACGCCGACCTCGCCCCGCTGCGCCCGTCCCTCGTCGCGCACGGGGTCGCCGACGCGCAGGAGGCCGAGGACTTCCTCACCGGCCTGCTGGGGATGCCCGCGCCCGGCGGCCACCGGTTCGGGGACGACCTCGGGGCGTTGCGCGTCCGGCTGTCCACGGCGGCGTTCCTCGGCACCACCGACGCGGAGCGCGCGCAGGTCCTCGACGCGCGGAACCCGCTGGAACTCCCGCACGTGGAAAGCGCGTTGACCGCCTTCGGAGCGGCTTTCCAGGGCCTTCGATGATCCTTCGTGACGACGCTCGGCGACGGGAGCCTCCTCGATGACGCAGCAGTCCGAGTCGACCACCACCACGACCACGACCGCCACGACCACGACCACCGCCACGACGACCACCGGAGGTCCGGGGGCGTCCGGATCCTTCCTCGTCCCGCCCCTGGCCGAGCCCCGGCCGCTGGGGGAACGGCGGCGCTGGCCGCGCTCCTTCGCCGACCGGCTCACCACACCCCTGCCCGGCCTGAAGGCCATGGCCCGGTTCGCCCGCGAGGGCTCGGTCCGGCCCGGTGCCGAGGGGCTCGCCGACATCCCGCGACTGCCGTACGAGCCCGCCCCGTTGCCCCGGGTGGACACCCGGACCGTCGCCGTCTCCTGGGCGGGGCACGCGAGTTGGGTGGTGCGGATCGGCGGGCTCACCGTCCTCACCGACCCGGTCTGGTCGCGCCGGATCCTCGGCACACCCGCCCGGATCACCCCCGTCGGCATCGACTGGGAGGCACTG
The sequence above is drawn from the Streptomyces griseiscabiei genome and encodes:
- a CDS encoding ANTAR domain-containing response regulator, encoding MPESEQLGRVGRESAESAHPGRRLSELVEQAARCTSDCCGASGMVTDSGTERPAAVTHPDLAGLVAVQLRSGDGPIPSALERGEPVDSADLLREERWPAYRAMALDAGVRSSVTLPFRRAGLTVTLSLYSFRPHTLEDAPHGPARALGDLAATCIVRDRSYRAALTELDQLGAALRTRPVVDQACGMVMHVLGCDAETAFTVLRRISQGTNRKLSDVASAVVEKRGRGLERELVSLSS
- a CDS encoding aminotransferase class I/II-fold pyridoxal phosphate-dependent enzyme; this translates as MARTDPEGHGPVRYGPPLPAQGLPVLPELAAVLSAAAGRPHPVPPGGDPALLDAACGYWDRRGLATTRDRAVAAPGAPALLLALTAAIGGDVLLPRPCAAWWEPQARALGRSVFHVATPAECGGVPDPYALLETVRRIRAEGGDPRLLVLCVADDPTATVAPPELVREAMEAALGEGLHLVSDETWRDTVHDPHATVLLSPAEMLPDRVTVVTDLAGAFLPTGWPAAVARFPAGEDGTGLRDRVLDVLTALGARVATPVAAAAAYALDEPAPVTERLAAAVRLHARLADAAHRAVVAAGALALPPGAGRHLYADLAPLRPSLVAHGVADAQEAEDFLTGLLGMPAPGGHRFGDDLGALRVRLSTAAFLGTTDAERAQVLDARNPLELPHVESALTAFGAAFQGLR